Part of the Apilactobacillus apisilvae genome is shown below.
CAATTGATTTTTTCCACTTCAATATATATCACCTACCATAATTTATAACAATAAGTAGTTTAGCATAAAAATATATCGTTGCAAAATAAAAAGCACCCGATTTAATCAAGTGCCTATAATTATTATTTAAATAATTTACCAACCGACTTATTTTCATGAATTCTGGTGATCGCTTTGCCCATCAAAGTGGCAACTGAAACAACATCCAATTTGTCTATTCTTTTATCATTAGATAGATAAACCGAATCAGAAACAATTACTTTTTCAATTGGTGATTCATCAATTCTCTGTAATGCATCTTTGGCAAATACTCCATGAGTAGTTACTACATAAATCTTATCAGCACCATTTTTAGCTAATACATTGGCTGCCTTAATTGCACCATTTCCAGTATCAATCATATCATCAGCAATTATAGCAACTTTATCTTTCACATCCCCTATTACAAAAGTAGGTATATGCTTAATATTTCCAGGATCACGATCGTCAACAATCGCAATTGGTGAATCAATTAATCCAGCAAATCCTCTGGCACGACCTACTCCAGCATGATCAGGAGATACAACTACTGCATTACTTAAATCATAATTATCTAACATATGTGACGCCATAATTTTATCCATTTTTAGATTATCAACAGGTTTATTAAAGAAACCTTGAATTTGTGGAGAATGTAAGTCTAATGTTAAAACTCTATCGATTCCATCGTTTTCTAAAACAGAAGCAATCAGCTTTGCAACAATGGGTTTACGCTCTCGTCTTTTAGCTGAATATCTAGAATATCCATAGTAGGGTATAACAACATTAATTGACTTAGCACTAGTTCTTCTAACCGCATCAATCATGATGAATAGCTCCATGACATTAGTATTAATGGGGTCAGAGAAAGATTGAATTATATAAACCGAATCGCCCCTAATACTTTCATCAATTTGAATTTTTATTTCACCGTCACTAAATTGATTAATAGTTGCTTTACCTAACTCTACACCACAAGTTTTTGATATTTTTTCTGCTAGAGGTCTATTAGAACTTAGCGAAAAAATTTTAATTCCTTTGTTATCAGAATTGTCTGTCATGGAATGTTCCCCCTCAATCGAATAATTCAAAGATTAATTTTAACACAAAAAATAAAATAAAACATGCCTTTTATGGCTTAATGCCTTGCATTCCAATCATTGGATCAACATATTCTTTTCTAATCATTTCACTAGTAAGATGGTAATCATTTTCATTAGAAGACTTATCAACATTAGAGTCATCAAATGATTTCAATTCAGGCTTAACGTTACCTTTGATTAATTTTTGAATTCTAGATTTCAAACTAGTATTACGATTATCTGATTCATTTTCAACACAATTTAGGAAAGAATTATAGTTACCAATCATTATTAGAGCATCTTCAGCTCTTGTAATCGCGGTATAAAGCAAATTTTTCTTTAACATTTTAGAAAATTGAGGCACTATCGGTAGAATGACCATCCTAAATTCACTACCTTGTGCTTTATGAATAGTTGTACAGTAAGCTAATGTTATTTGTAACCAGTCTCTTCTTTTATAAGTAACCTCACTTTGATCAAAAGCAATTGTAATTTTATCATTACTGGATTTATCATCATCTTTTTGGATTTTTATAATTTGCCCTATATCACCATTAAATACATTGTTCTCCGGACTATTAACTAATTGTAAAACTTTGTCGCCTTCTCGATAAATAACACCGCGAGACTCAACTTCAAATATTTCTGGATTACTTGGATTCATAATAGACTGAATTACATCGTTTAGGTGATTAACACCAGCAGCTCCACGATACATTGGTGCTAAGACTTGAATATCATTGGCGGTAAAACCTTTCAATTTAGCTCTAGTAACAATTTGTTCAATAACATTACTCATTTGACTTGGTGTACAAGAAATAAAACTTCGATCAGGCTTTTTATCTTTAAAATCACTAGGTAAAGTCCCTTGTTGAATGCTATGTGCCAATGGAATGATTGTTGAATCACTATCTTGACGATAAATAGTATTCAAATGCATACTATTTATACATTCAGAATTAAGTAGGTCACTAAATACCTGCCCAGGACCAACAGAAGGCAATTGATCCTTATCTCCAACCAATATAACTTTCATTTCATTGGGAATAGCTCTAACTAAGGACTTGAATAAGTAAGTATCTACCATAGATACCTCATCAATTATCAACAAACCACCATCTAGGTCTTTAGTATTTTCAACACTATCTTCTTCATGACCATTAAGTCCTAATAATCTATGAATAGTACTAGCGGGAACTCCTGTAGCTTCATTCATCCTTTTAGCTGCACGACCAGTTGGTGCAGCCAATAACATGGGAAATTCCTCATCTTTATAGGAATTAAGATTCAAAGAATAGTCATTTAGATAAGCATATAAATAAATAATTCCTTTGATAATTGTTGTTTTACCAGTTCCAGGCCCTCCAGTTAATAAAAACATTTGTGAATCAACAGCGCTTTTTAAAGCAGCTAACTGTGAATCATCATATTCTATATTAAGCTTTTTTTCTACTAATCTAATTTTTTTATTAATCGTTGCTTTATTGTACTTAATTGGACTTGGGTTTTTAATAATTCGATTTAAATGTTCAGCTATTTGCCATTCATCATCATATAGAGATTTTAAATAGACCCGATCATCTTCTCCAACAATTTTTTGACTGCGTGCTAATTCAATAAATTGACTAGATAAATCCTCTCCAGAAATATTATTACCGCTACCATTATTTAATAATCTCAAAGTTTCATCAATAATTGGCCCCGTAAAAGTGTAAGTATCACAATTTTTTATTGA
Proteins encoded:
- a CDS encoding ribose-phosphate diphosphokinase, with protein sequence MTDNSDNKGIKIFSLSSNRPLAEKISKTCGVELGKATINQFSDGEIKIQIDESIRGDSVYIIQSFSDPINTNVMELFIMIDAVRRTSAKSINVVIPYYGYSRYSAKRRERKPIVAKLIASVLENDGIDRVLTLDLHSPQIQGFFNKPVDNLKMDKIMASHMLDNYDLSNAVVVSPDHAGVGRARGFAGLIDSPIAIVDDRDPGNIKHIPTFVIGDVKDKVAIIADDMIDTGNGAIKAANVLAKNGADKIYVVTTHGVFAKDALQRIDESPIEKVIVSDSVYLSNDKRIDKLDVVSVATLMGKAITRIHENKSVGKLFK
- the recD2 gene encoding SF1B family DNA helicase RecD2 — protein: MAESISLFADSGDDKEQNQTYIKGKVTATFFESNDSFYKVILVKIIDTNLSDWNEDEVVITGNFADVVEDNEYCFYGNIVEHPKYGKQFKATNYESNVPTSYEGLVSYLSGDDFPGIGKKTASRVVDILGNNLIQNILNDSKVLNKVGLNNKQNTTIVNSINKNNGMEQVIIGLNSYGFGSDLSSSIYNKYKNDTLDVINENPYRLVEDINGIGFKKADEIASKIGMSSNNPARIRAGLISALQNLSIKNCDTYTFTGPIIDETLRLLNNGSGNNISGEDLSSQFIELARSQKIVGEDDRVYLKSLYDDEWQIAEHLNRIIKNPSPIKYNKATINKKIRLVEKKLNIEYDDSQLAALKSAVDSQMFLLTGGPGTGKTTIIKGIIYLYAYLNDYSLNLNSYKDEEFPMLLAAPTGRAAKRMNEATGVPASTIHRLLGLNGHEEDSVENTKDLDGGLLIIDEVSMVDTYLFKSLVRAIPNEMKVILVGDKDQLPSVGPGQVFSDLLNSECINSMHLNTIYRQDSDSTIIPLAHSIQQGTLPSDFKDKKPDRSFISCTPSQMSNVIEQIVTRAKLKGFTANDIQVLAPMYRGAAGVNHLNDVIQSIMNPSNPEIFEVESRGVIYREGDKVLQLVNSPENNVFNGDIGQIIKIQKDDDKSSNDKITIAFDQSEVTYKRRDWLQITLAYCTTIHKAQGSEFRMVILPIVPQFSKMLKKNLLYTAITRAEDALIMIGNYNSFLNCVENESDNRNTSLKSRIQKLIKGNVKPELKSFDDSNVDKSSNENDYHLTSEMIRKEYVDPMIGMQGIKP